The following DNA comes from Pelotomaculum isophthalicicum JI.
TGCAGGCAGTGGGCAACGTTGGATTTCCCATAGCCGTAGCCGCATACCTGCTGGTGCGCATCGAGGGCAAGCTGGAAGCTCTGACCGCCAGTATTGCCAGATTGGCCGAAGCGGTAGCTGGTGAGCGGCGGCAGGAAGAGTAAAATATTCATGTATGGAAAAGCCGCCCGGTTGAAAGACCCGGCGGCTTTCATCTTTTCCATTATCAGCGGGGCTTCCGGCTTTTAGCAAGCCTATTTAATATAAAGCGTACGATAATGTCCTGCTGCCTGTTGGTGATATTGGTAAATTCCACCGCCGCGCTGATCGCGGTGGCGCTTATTTTACCAGAACGCACCACTTTGCCGGAAACAGCGATTTCTTCTGATTTATCGCCCAGCAGCAGATTAAATTTCATCAGTAAAGCGGTACCGGCCTCGTATATGTTTTTTACCAGCATTCTGACACCGCCGCCGCTGATGTCCTGCACGGAAGATTTAATATACCGCGGGCTTTCACCTTCTTTTGGCACCTCAGCGTAAAAAATGTCCATGATAACAGGCAGCCTTACAAACTTGCGATCCTGAACGCGGTTATAGTCGTCCGGCCAGGATAAGGAAT
Coding sequences within:
- a CDS encoding flagellar brake protein; its protein translation is MTVEQWIKINQSIRVSRDMKEPDWFDSNIQDVQKGKFYITIPYQKANPLILSKGDRVIVNIVLQGARIEFISAMLGRRVDNIPLYSLSWPDDYNRVQDRKFVRLPVIMDIFYAEVPKEGESPRYIKSSVQDISGGGVRMLVKNIYEAGTALLMKFNLLLGDKSEEIAVSGKVVRSGKISATAISAAVEFTNITNRQQDIIVRFILNRLAKSRKPR
- a CDS encoding YvrJ family protein, yielding METILQAVGNVGFPIAVAAYLLVRIEGKLEALTASIARLAEAVAGERRQEE